The genomic stretch ttttttggtaccgGTGTATGCTAATATTACAAAATGGCGTGCAATTTGCTGCAGCCGATAATTTAGAGAAGATGGTGTTCTGGCTGTTTGGATATGGCTCATTGGTTTGGAATCCCGGTTTCGAATATGAAGAGAAAATAATAGGTTTCATCAAGGATTATCGCCGGGTTTTCGATCTTGGTAAGCAATTCTTCATATTCCTAATTTTTGCAAGAcatattttgtcattttattagtattatccttaactttttttttttttgtctttttgggCAGCTTGCATTGACCATAGGGGCACTCCTGAGCGACCGGCAAGAACTTGCACCTTGGAACAGATACAAGGGGCAGTTTGCGTAAGTGGGCTTTCTGTTTAATTCTTCTAGTATTGAGTGGTTTTTGATAATGGGAAAAAGCGATTGCTTGTGGAAGGGTAAAATTGAACAAGAAATGCTATAAACTGTTTGTCTGATTACTAAAATTATAAATGTTCATTGATTAATCACATATAAGGTTTGGATAAGTCAATGGTTTATTATTTATGTTGATTTCTGTTTAAGATGAAATTCGtcagtcaaatgaattgaatttaaatcacATTGTTCAGTTGCCATCTTTTTGACGTCATTTGTATTCTTTCTTGTAGTGGGGTGCTGCATATTGCTTCGGAGGAGGACCGGAGAAGGAAAAAGCAGCAATGGAGGTATGTGTTTATGATTTggttttattatttcttttatcACGGAAATGCAGTGGATTTTTCTGCTCATGCTGCTTCAACTTGTGTAGTATTTACAACGAAGAGAATGCGAGTATGATCAGAAGACTCTTGTGGACTTTTATAAGGTGAGCGTTCTGAAGAAGTATAGCTTGTAATTAATCGCACCAAATCAAGGGCATTGtgatttggattttattttctcaaaatttattgatttattttttaaattcagGAAGGAGACACTGAGGAACCAGCCCTAACTGGTGTGATAGTGTAAGTTTTAGCTGCTTTCATTTTGTCCATCATACCATTTACTTATGTATCCCACACCTCAACCAACCACTCATGCACGAATGTGTATCTGTTTGAAGTTCTTATCTTGAGTTGTCTGGGTTTTTGTAGTTTTACATCCACCCCTGACCCTGTCTCAAATAAGTACTACCTAGGCCCTGCCCCTTTGGAAGACATGGCAAGGTGACGATCATGTAGTTTTTGCTCtgtttattttacttttaacaCTTGCAGTGTCATTTTTTAATTACATTAATTTGTCTCATTAGGCAAATTGCAACGGCCTTTGGTCCCTGTGGCAATAACAGAGACTACCTCTTTTTATTGGAGAAAGCCATGTTTGATATTGGCCATGAAGATGACTATGTAATAGAATTGGCAAATGAGGTGAGGAAAGTTTTGGGAGTTCTGGGCATTTGTATACCAAAGGAGAAGAGATTGCTTGGACCTTCCCACATCCCACTCAAATCGCTAGTCTCACCAATCAATTTACGGCGGTTGCCGGAAGCTGTTGCTATGGATTCTTGAAGTGGAAAAAAGGCGGAATTCTTTTTAACAAAATCGAGGCTGACATTTTATTGCGGAACCTCTCTAAATTATACCACTTTATTTTGAAGTTGTTGGATCTTTTTCTAGAACTAGACTTTCTTCTGTGACTTTTAAGCGGTTGGATTGATGGATTCAAATCTGACTTAGTATTTAGAATTTTATAGTATGCGGCTTTAGAACCTAAGTACTGAATAATTGACTGGCACGTCTTGACTGTAGCTCCCGGCCAATGGAATTAAtgctgtatttctatttttCTTCCTTGCCGTTTCTTTTTCTTATGTCACACAAATCTCTATTGAAAATTTCCCATAACTTTGCTTATGAATTGATCAGGTTGTAAGTTTTTGGTGCTTCTGAAAGAAATGTTCGAATGTTTCCTTTTAACTCATTTGGCAACTctggaaaagaaatatatgaaacTCAATATTCTCTTATGTTAATGTAAAGTCAAGTACTCTCTCTCTGCTGTTATAGCCCCCAAACTAGGTTTTGGGAGATTCCAGCATACTTGCAGGAATTGTTTAGCGACAGAACTGTGGAATTGTGCTATCCTGTTAGAAGTTTATGATTTCTTTCGTATTGACGAATGCATGGGAAGAATCAATCCTGCTAGGGGCAAGGTATACTAACTGTTTTagggaaaatgatcattttcatccctaaacttttttttcccgtcgatttagtccctaacttttatttttggttaatttaatacatgaatttaatttttggatctAATTAAGTCATTCTACGGCGGCGCCACCACCTTTAGCTCCTAATTTAATATTAAATAAGGGCATTTTGGGAAATGCAAATTATCTCTTCTTTGCTACCAATCTCTGCCACCAACAACCCATCTCCTCCTTCTTCTCTTCTCATTCTCTTTCCATCCACCTTTGAGTTTACATTATAATTGAGAAAGTAGAAGAGGAAATCTGCAAATGTAGGTGAATGGTTCCCCAATATTTCAGCCCTTAAAGGTCTAGCTTTTTTATTTCTCTGGAGCATGACCTTGTCGCTTTAGGTCTCAACCATGCTGCTTTTTTGAAAAGGGGTTTGCAAACGTGGCTAAAATCTGCAAAGCAAATGATAATAAGTATATTACACGCAAATTACTTCAGACCAATAAGAATAAACAGCTCTGAGTAACAGGAAAGCAACTTTTAACATCTTCGCTCTCCAAAAGCTTTACAACAAGGTGGCCTCTAGGCAGCAGAATACCACGATGCTCTGGATCAGAACTAGAGCCATCTGATTGTTCCTTTTGTTCAACACTATCATCAGATTGCACGAaggaattttcttatatatTCGGGTCAAATGCATCAAAGAGAACAAATTCAGCTTTGAGAGAGAGTCACTCACAATTTTGAGATTTCAAAGAGGGTTCAGCGGCAGCGGCGATGCCGATTACTTTGGAAGATGGTTCAGCTGAGATTCATCTTTGGAAGTTCGCTCAGGGAAAGATGGCTTTACACGAGATGAACATCCGGCATTACAAGAGGTGAAATTGGATTTCTAGGCATATGGTTGTTCAAACCACGCACATCCCATGAACTATTTGGTGGAAAATTAAGAGGTCGGAGATAAGGCGGTTGAACTGGTAGTGGTGGTGCAATAGAAGGCCCAACAGTTGGTGCAGATATACGTGGAATGCTTCGTGGTCCAGAATGCAGCTCTGCTTCTAGCTTTCTGTACATCCACATCTGTTCAGCAGAACTTGAAACAACATGACCCCCTGAGCATGAacaaaatggccatttttccagtAAAATATTTTAGTGTTTATGTTTTACTGGTGTTGCTGGTATTCCAAAATTGCCGATCATGAAGGAGGAGATGGGTTGTTGGTGGCATAGGTTGGTAACAGAGAAGAGATAATTTGCATTTCCCAAAATGCCCTtgtttaatgttaaattagGAGCTAAAGGCGGTGGCACCACCGTAGAAGGATTTAATTGGATCCGAAAATTAAATTCATGTATTAAATTGGCCAAGAATAAAAGTTAGGAACTAAATcgacggaaaaaaaaaatttagggaTGAAAATGGCCATTTTCCCACTGTTTTATTCGGAGGAATGATTCCTTCTTTCATTCTTCTATCCATCGTTGTTGAATACGTGATTATCATGTGACTTTTTCAGTAACAATTTGAGAAAAACCATCAAGATACTAAATATGTTCAAAAGTTGAAAGTTGGgtatcaaatttatttttgtccaAAGTTTAGAGATTAAAACCACTCATATGTTTTGGATACCAAAACTGTATTTTTCTCTATAAAAGAAATTTGGATCAATGGCTTTATAGCTGTTGGATATGATAgaaccttctataaataccccctCTTTGGAATGAACAACTCGCACCAACCCATTTCTGGGACATACTTTACCCTTTCTCCATATCTCTCCATTTCAATCCTCTCCCTTTCCCTGCTTCCATATCCCTATTTCCCCCAATCTACATCCCAGCTCCCACTATTACATCTTTCTCCACACAGTGTGTTCTTGTTCGGGTATGTCTTCGTTACTATAACTACCCTCGTACCCGCGTTTGGCTCTTCCTCAAGTGTGCCACAGACACGACTCTGTCCCTGTTATCAGAGTGATGATAGTTTTGATCATATCCACAATTTCTTGGGTTCCTCGATGGGTGATCACATGTTTTGCAGCTGGTCGATTACTCTATTTCTAATGCGGATCAGGACTCTACTTCTGCCGATCATTGCGGAATAGGATGCTACTTTTGTCGATCATGCCTACCCCAAATGTGGGAAGACTCCTGTGATGGATCCGTTAGCACATGAGGAAGAACAGTTGCAACCAAGGAGGTTCGAGCGGTTACAGGTTCTGCAAAATTTTCCACATAGGAGGATACATTGGAGTTGTGACTGCCTTACCAATCTACGGGATAGAGGCAAGGTGCATTTTGATGGAATgacagagttttttttttcaagtaaaaCTTCCCTAACTTCTGTTATTAAATTTTCTCACTTCCAATTTCATGATACTTTAAGAcgattttcaattttattttatgaatTTATGTGGACATTAACTACTTAACTAGACTTTTATTGCTCTTTACAATTTTTAgatcaaaaaaattttgcaagGATTTTCATTAATTATGTTCATTAATTAATCTCTACAATTACATAATCTGcacaatttgtttttttttttttcaaattcatcattataaaaaaaaaatttaatgtgCCACAGACACGACTCTGTCCCTATTATCAGAGTGATGATAGTTTTGATCATATCCACAATTTCTTGGGTTCCTCGATGGGTTTATCACATGTTTTGCAGCTGGTCGATTACTCTACTTCTAATGCGGATCAGGACTCTACTTTTGCCAATCATTGCGGAATAGGATGCTACTTTTGTCGATCAGCCCTACTCCAAATGTGGGAAGACTCCTGTGATGGATCCCTTAGTACATGAGGATGAACAGTTGCAACCATATAAAAATTAAGTATTTCATATATAATTCATATACTTCATATAAAGAATTTAAGTATTTCACATTTGTATTAACAATTTCTTACCATATATTTATTGTTAGCTAAATGCCAtgatatattatttttaataatgcAAAAATTACATAACATATTCAATGAAATATATACATTTTAGTTTGTATGATAGTTAAGAATTTTACATAACAAACTATTTATTTAGGGCTAAAATGAAATTGCTACTCACCCCTTATTGATATTTCTTTTTAGACATATAATTttcattatgtaaaatatttaattatcataaattattataaaaattaagaAGTATATAAATTCTGTTAAATAAGTTTTGTAAGTTTTTATatattccaaaaaattaatgtatCATGACCTTTAGCTAACAAATAATGCATAATAAAAAGTGATAATACAAATGTGAAATACCTAAATTTCTTATATAATTTTTACCTTCTTATGATAAGTTATGATGATTAAATTGTTATGATAAGTTATGGTGATGTGGAAATCTGGTTTTGCAGTGGATGCTATAAGGAATGCAAACCAATTTATACATTTAGCATCTCCCATGAATCctagaattttgttttttttttgttccttcaTATATGCTAAGTGTTCGCATATCGAACGAAGGACTTTATGGTCAGATTTGGTGTCTATTTTTGGAAGCTTAGATGCCAAACCATGGCTAATAAGTGGAGACTTTAACATAGTCACGTCTGTTGACGAGTATTTGGGGCGAGCTCCACAAGACTTGAATGCAATAGCAGATTTTGCTGAATATGTATTTCAATATGTGGTTTGAAGCATGTCACATCGCCGGGGAGTTGATACACTTGGACTGGTATTTGCCAAGGTAGACATGTATGGAAAAGGTTGGATAGGGTTCTTATGAATTCGGATTGGCAGTGTCTCTTTCCTAGATGCAGTGTGCAGCATCTTAATAGAACAGCCTCAGATCATACTCCTATGTTGTTGTAGCTTCAGACAAGCTCAAACTCGGGTCCATGGTCGTTACGATTTCAACATATGTGGCTTAATAGCTCTAGTTTTATGGAAGTAGCGTCCAGACTGCTTCGGGTTATGAAATGAGACGGTTTGTCACGAAATTGAAGAGGCTAAAAGAAGCTTTTGCATGAATGGAACAAAGAAGTTTTTGGGAACATTTTTTATAATGTCGCTTGAGCTGAGGAAAAGGTTAGACAAAAAGAGATACAATTGGAGGAGAAGGGCACGGATGAAGCAAGGGTGCAGTGGAGTCAGGCAtaggtgtgacgcccccacctcaccctagggcgaaccctaaaGTATCAgcgggatgcctgcccaactttcgTCAGAACTCACGCATTCGTTCACGCTTAATGTAGAGCCACGAAACATCCAACGACTAAATAAGAAGtacatcgaatatacaagccATAACTTCAAAACTAAAAGTTACGGTTACAATCCACCAACcaacaataacaaaattacacttaAAGAGCCAACAAAAGTTCATACAAAAGGTATACTAGCACCCACCAAGTCGCTAGTCTAGAACCTTCAATCCACCTCCAAAACCTGTTCAGGAAAATAACTTAAAGGGGTGAgcgaacgctcagtgaggccaagaaaacaaacaagcaagCACATAacaccaatcaatcaaataattTGTTTAAAAGCAACTTTAAACGTGATATTTCATTCAAGTGCACAAGTAGGAATTTAACACACAAGGAGGATACatgagctctcaggagttatcTCCACATCTCGATCAGTTTGCCATCGGGGTTGATCCTTTGTCAACCCAAGTAGTAACATGAccgtagtgctccacttacttcctccatccacctAACACCCACACGGATCCGGAACAAAACATGTATGAagtggcgatactattcgagtatgtctagcgagatctcaaaagatcaacatataatattttccaagattcaccaaacttctcgaccaaactcttgctggctcgagttaTGAGggtagccaatgggttggggtgtCCCCTAGAAGTATAAGTGGTCGATGAGATATCGCTCCGATCGACTTAgaattgtttatggttctgagtcggtatgagaggcacctcccaccccagcagggtgtggtacatgctttcGTTTAGAGAATCGttcatagcactgagtcggtatgagaggcaccttcCACTCCAAcatggtgtggtacatgcttccgctCAGAAAATTGATCATAGCACTGAATCGGTATGAAAGGCACCTCCCACTCCAATAGAGTGTGGTGCATGCTTCCGCTCGatgctcacgagttaaacatgttcatgtacaagtacaagtcacatatatttatttaacAAGTATTATGTAAtcaggagagagagaggatgagggcgataaagtataccctcGTCTCGACAAGTTCACGTATCATGTATAGTACTTGTACACATATCATTTCAAACAtataagcatttaacatgcacttgacactcacaaCAAGTCAAGGGCAAAACAAGAGTGAAGCGAGAAGTCAAACTAGCTCTTTGGCGTCTTTGcgaccacctgagacatgtacaatcacaattacctaggtgctcgaccaaggctaagaagaaaaatattttctcgCTACCCACTTTtaaggtcacaagttcgagtcaagttaaaAAAGATTTTCTAGCTAAAACGTTGGAATAATGCTCAAGAGAGCTCAAAAGTCATTTTTGATTCAAGTCGTGGTAAGTAAATCTCAATCCAAGTGAAAGTACCATTTTCACTTTCGACacgaaaattgagaaaaaaggGGTAGATGGTTTTCATCTCCCAAAAGTTCAAATCTCACGTCTAAACTTTAGAATACAAAGAGcgttcatatttttttttccaaactaatggagtcaaacATATCCAAGACTCCACTTATTTTTCTAGTAAAAGTCAAAGCTAAGGTTCTAAGGTTCAAGTATAAAACTAGTGCAATTAACCAAGAACTACTCTAGTCAAAACGCTCCCTTTTTGGAGTTCAAACTCACGGAAATCGAGGCCATAAGAATAGGGTTGAAGTCCCTAATTCGGTTATGAAGAGAAGTATCATTAATCAAGGGAGTTACATGACCAAGAAAAcgcatcaagagaggtttaaccttcgaaaatcaagatttaaatgaaagtttaaaATTCCAAAGGAACCGTGTATTCAAtctatgacagccccaccttcccctaaggcgaaccaaaggggttagcggactgcctgcccaactctcgccaggactaacggttcggtatagagcgAGCTAATACGTTCCGAAACTTACAAACGCGtgaaaacaagtcaaaatgtcaaaataaaaaaaaaaccggagtcggctatgaatagtaactgacccgtcagaacgcaaccaaatatcaagcaaacattcacatcttgaaatttagcatttacaagccaaagtggcatacaaaagtattcaaaagtggatacatgtatggtttgccaaaacaaaagagaaatggacccaaaagtacatttagggtttcaataaatgagctatacaaaagatatgtccaactaactcaattcggcaaccaaacatcaattgcagtccaaaagtatttattttcctataaggaaaacaaaagaaatagagtgagctaattgcccaatgagataatactactcaagcaaccaagttcatagatgcatcaaacttttcagtccaattcatcaaaagtaaataaagacacacatcaataatgatgataaaaggatacgggcggctctcaagagcccttttcctagtttgcattcttgatcggatctcattgactctccgtcaatgtttaaaagtaaccaaccgtagacttcactttacttccattccttccacctaacattcccctaccgggtccgaactccaaacacttgcactgtggtattactcgagtataccggaatcgagagtctctcatactacaagattccatataacatttttcccaaggctcattaattgtcacgaccaagccctcgccggctcgattcaatcaactaccaatagggttgagctcaatgataacaatcatggtcgttggatactcgtccaaacgacaccaagtcatgtactttcatttcatgtaacattccaataacatgagaaataagtgagagtgataaagtacaccctcacttcaatcaatatcaatggtgcaataacatttaactcatcaagttcaagtgtcaaagccatatagtaacacacaagtgagtagtacactcaccaagttcgaaagtgatatttcatgcacttcgtcaaaggaacgtcgtgaaccacccaGTGGCGGAGCTAGGAATTAACTTTGGGGGGGGGGCGAGTCTATAACAATGAAAgtaaaatatatttacaaaaaaaaaataatgtgaaCATATATACCACAAGATTAGAAACAACCTTATATAGAATGAAAATTACTTATACGCTTCACATATACAAAAATATCATCATATTTACAAATCTATTTGACTGTGTGAGACATATGAAATTGTGCACGACgacttttaattttatcaaagtCATCAATGATTGAATTTACATCAAAAGTTCTAGCAATTTCTTTCTCAATATACATTATCATAGAGTTGGCAAGAAAGTCTTCCTCCATCCTAGAACGCAAACAAGTCTTGATGATTTTCATAGCAGAAAATGCACGCTCTGTTGTAGCTGTTGAAACAGGAAGAGTCAAAATAAGACGAATCAATCTATCAATAAGAGTATAGCACATTGACTTTCTTGTCTTCGCTAACACTTGGCACAACTCCTGAAGTGATGACAAATTTTGAAGCTGAGAATTACAGGAAAACTCAATCTGGAAAAGCTCTAATTGAGTTCTGAAGTGTAACTTCTCTTGATCTGTGAAGTCAGCTGAATAAAACTTGTTTGCAAGTTGACAAATTTGTTCAATATTGAAAGCCTGAAAATTATCTTTGGGGTGCAATGCTGAACTAAGAATAAGCAACTCTATTACATCTTCCTTAAACCTATTCTTCATTTCAAGTATTTGAGAATCAACCGTTGCCAAAAACACATCAATCCTGTAGTGATGCTCCATGGTAATTGGATCATTTTGTTTTCGAATTCTTCCTCGACCTGCTTTATAAATGACATTCATATCAGGCATCTCTATATTTCGTGCATCACAAAATGTCTTTACA from Coffea eugenioides isolate CCC68of chromosome 8, Ceug_1.0, whole genome shotgun sequence encodes the following:
- the LOC113779687 gene encoding gamma-glutamylcyclotransferase 2-1-like, whose amino-acid sequence is MVFWLFGYGSLVWNPGFEYEEKIIGFIKDYRRVFDLACIDHRGTPERPARTCTLEQIQGAVCWGAAYCFGGGPEKEKAAMEYLQRRECEYDQKTLVDFYKEGDTEEPALTGVIVFTSTPDPVSNKYYLGPAPLEDMARQIATAFGPCGNNRDYLFLLEKAMFDIGHEDDYVIELANEVRKVLGVLGICIPKEKRLLGPSHIPLKSLVSPINLRRLPEAVAMDS